A single region of the Blastopirellula marina genome encodes:
- a CDS encoding type I restriction-modification system subunit M, giving the protein MAKKKSSTKSNGSAANIGFESKLWLAADKLRNNMDAAEYKHVVLGLIFLKYISDAFEEMHAKLIAGEGEYDGADPEDPDEYRAENCFWVPPEARWKKLQDNAKQPTIGKLIDDAMVAIEKDNPRLKGVLPKDFARPTLDKQRLGELIDLVGTIGLGDAENRSKDILGRVYEYFLSEFASAEGKKGGQFYTPRCVVRVLVEMLAPYKGRVYDPCCGSAGMFVQSEKFVEEHGGRIGDIAVYGQESNPTTRRLALMNLAIRGIEGDIGPENADTFRRDLHKDLKADYVLANPPFNDSDWHRSDEDVRWKYGVPPKGNANFAWVQHFIHHLSPEGFAGFVLANGSMSSNQSGEGEIRKAIVEADLVDCMVALPGQLFYSTQIPVCLWFLARNKKDKTRRKRAGETLFIDARKLGQLIDRVHRELTDEELQRIADTYHAWRGDLKFTNPKSKLKKYEDIPGFCKSATKDEIAEHGYVLTPGRYVGAEALEEDDEPFDEKMQRLTAELSEQFAESAKLEKAIKKNLKGLGYGL; this is encoded by the coding sequence ATGGCGAAGAAGAAGTCTTCTACGAAGTCCAATGGCAGTGCCGCAAACATCGGCTTCGAATCCAAGCTCTGGCTCGCTGCCGACAAGCTCCGCAACAACATGGATGCGGCCGAGTACAAGCACGTCGTGCTCGGGCTCATCTTTCTCAAGTACATTTCCGACGCCTTCGAGGAGATGCACGCCAAGCTGATTGCTGGCGAAGGTGAGTACGACGGGGCCGATCCCGAAGATCCCGACGAATACCGGGCCGAGAACTGTTTCTGGGTTCCGCCGGAAGCTCGTTGGAAGAAGTTGCAGGATAACGCCAAGCAGCCCACCATTGGTAAGCTGATCGACGATGCCATGGTGGCCATCGAAAAGGACAACCCGCGGCTGAAAGGGGTGCTGCCCAAGGACTTTGCCCGGCCGACCCTCGACAAGCAGCGGCTGGGGGAACTGATCGACCTGGTCGGCACCATTGGCCTGGGAGATGCCGAGAACCGCTCGAAGGACATTCTCGGCCGGGTTTACGAATACTTCCTTTCTGAGTTCGCCAGCGCCGAAGGCAAAAAGGGAGGCCAGTTCTATACGCCTCGCTGTGTCGTTCGCGTGCTGGTCGAAATGCTCGCCCCGTACAAGGGACGCGTCTACGATCCGTGCTGCGGCAGTGCCGGCATGTTCGTGCAAAGCGAGAAGTTCGTCGAAGAGCACGGCGGACGCATCGGCGATATCGCCGTCTATGGGCAAGAGTCCAACCCCACCACGCGCCGCTTGGCCCTGATGAACCTGGCCATTCGCGGCATCGAAGGGGACATCGGCCCCGAGAACGCCGACACCTTCCGCCGAGACCTACACAAAGACCTGAAAGCCGACTACGTGCTGGCCAATCCTCCCTTCAACGATTCCGACTGGCACCGCAGCGACGAGGACGTCCGCTGGAAGTATGGCGTGCCGCCCAAAGGGAACGCCAACTTTGCCTGGGTGCAGCACTTCATTCATCACCTTTCTCCCGAGGGCTTCGCCGGCTTCGTCCTGGCCAACGGGTCGATGAGCAGTAACCAGTCAGGCGAAGGGGAAATCCGCAAGGCGATTGTCGAAGCCGACCTGGTCGACTGCATGGTCGCTCTGCCAGGGCAGTTGTTCTACAGCACGCAGATCCCCGTCTGCCTTTGGTTTCTGGCTCGCAACAAGAAGGACAAAACGCGTCGCAAGCGAGCCGGCGAAACCCTCTTCATCGATGCCCGCAAGCTAGGCCAACTGATCGACCGCGTCCACCGCGAACTGACCGACGAAGAACTCCAACGGATCGCCGACACCTACCACGCCTGGCGCGGCGACTTGAAGTTCACCAACCCCAAAAGCAAGCTGAAGAAGTACGAAGACATCCCTGGCTTCTGTAAGAGTGCCACCAAGGACGAAATCGCCGAACACGGCTACGTCCTTACCCCGGGCCGCTACGTGGGTGCCGAAGCACTAGAGGAAGACGACGAGCCGTTCGATGAAAAGATGCAGCGGCTCACCGCGGAGCTGTCGGAGCAGTTCGCCGAATCGGCTAAGCTGGAAAAAGCGATCAAGAAGAACCTGAAGGGACTTGGCTATGGCCTATGA
- a CDS encoding WD40 repeat domain-containing protein → MKSLRLLSCVGLLLAIALSPVSLFAQQETTEEIIDIVDRLSQKVPAPKFDIVRMFRTPMRHKEYMDISDDGARMVFIQRDKKFSTWNLNGSSKLAEFTAAGQAMEGVLKMSRDGRYVAFANQRKFVEVWLADTGELLHTFAEMDWKIGDIGFSLDSQLMFISGVRGQRMIVTPEGEVVDMRADPILDKDCRVRVCNFGQDCWATVIERADEKINEVIWETPEGEGHADLPYRNPPNIVGGPGIFCVFCGCEYWIGPSNAGNMLGFATQQWLTDARIDTLENPDVANYLWIATWSGAEVCGVWFPEHTTQITVPRPYDPYVMLLPAPNTQRIIEQSPGGRVVVHELDRKEFRASYYRTHSILHSVLSQKRWDVIKGIGERWKHREDPIIDNKLTTAYTELVGRVANFRDEPRDDLAQIEYLKKLVEEHPDNDVIRLALASKYYSMGTAARGESAAYKVAPEAWETLETYMQKSWETIEPMLDREDIPPAVFSRLVVIARYQNWPDARLDPYLDRAIKEAPTFHVIWKQAAMSKLPRWGGNLGDSEALAAKVADHIGGIEGDILYAEVGRLIYIFYTWRGLVEEAGFDKDRMMRGMVGLCERSPDVYAENLALQFAREFKDHAAAHRIATLWKERNHTYIHRLWKWDKKEIDDTLAWALADEPPASEEEAESN, encoded by the coding sequence ATGAAATCGTTACGCCTGCTTTCTTGCGTGGGACTGCTGCTGGCGATCGCGCTATCCCCCGTGTCGCTATTTGCTCAGCAGGAAACGACTGAGGAAATCATCGACATCGTCGACCGGCTTTCGCAGAAGGTGCCGGCACCGAAGTTTGATATTGTCCGCATGTTTCGCACGCCGATGCGGCACAAAGAGTATATGGACATCTCCGACGATGGCGCGCGGATGGTCTTCATCCAGCGCGACAAGAAGTTCTCGACCTGGAACTTGAACGGCTCTTCGAAGCTGGCCGAGTTCACCGCGGCCGGTCAGGCAATGGAAGGGGTGCTGAAGATGTCACGCGATGGCCGCTACGTGGCCTTTGCCAACCAGCGGAAGTTTGTCGAAGTGTGGTTGGCCGATACCGGCGAACTGCTGCATACGTTTGCCGAGATGGATTGGAAGATCGGCGACATCGGCTTCTCGCTCGATAGCCAGTTGATGTTTATCTCAGGCGTGCGCGGTCAGCGAATGATCGTGACGCCGGAAGGGGAAGTGGTCGACATGCGGGCCGACCCGATCCTGGATAAAGATTGCCGCGTGCGCGTGTGCAACTTTGGCCAAGACTGCTGGGCGACGGTAATCGAACGCGCCGACGAGAAGATCAATGAAGTCATTTGGGAAACGCCGGAAGGGGAGGGGCATGCCGATCTTCCTTATCGCAATCCCCCCAACATCGTCGGTGGCCCAGGCATCTTCTGCGTGTTCTGCGGATGCGAATACTGGATAGGGCCTTCGAATGCCGGCAATATGCTTGGCTTCGCGACGCAGCAGTGGCTAACCGATGCCCGGATCGATACGCTCGAAAACCCCGACGTGGCCAACTATCTCTGGATCGCCACGTGGAGCGGGGCCGAGGTGTGCGGTGTCTGGTTTCCCGAACACACCACGCAGATCACCGTGCCGCGTCCTTACGATCCGTACGTGATGCTGCTGCCGGCACCCAACACGCAGCGGATCATCGAGCAAAGTCCCGGCGGCCGCGTCGTCGTGCATGAACTCGACCGCAAAGAATTCCGCGCGTCGTACTATCGCACCCACTCGATCCTGCATTCGGTGTTATCCCAGAAACGTTGGGACGTAATCAAAGGAATCGGCGAGCGGTGGAAGCATCGCGAAGACCCGATCATCGACAACAAGCTGACCACCGCCTACACCGAGTTGGTCGGCAGAGTGGCCAACTTTCGCGACGAACCACGCGATGACCTGGCTCAGATCGAGTACCTGAAGAAGTTGGTTGAAGAGCACCCCGACAACGACGTCATTCGCCTGGCGCTGGCCAGCAAATATTACTCGATGGGTACCGCGGCCCGCGGCGAGAGCGCGGCGTACAAGGTCGCCCCCGAAGCATGGGAAACGCTGGAAACGTACATGCAAAAGAGCTGGGAGACGATTGAGCCGATGCTCGATCGTGAAGACATTCCGCCGGCAGTCTTCTCGCGACTGGTGGTGATTGCCCGTTATCAGAACTGGCCCGACGCGCGGCTCGACCCGTACCTCGACCGCGCCATAAAGGAAGCCCCGACGTTCCATGTCATCTGGAAACAAGCCGCCATGTCGAAGCTGCCGCGCTGGGGTGGCAATCTCGGCGATTCCGAAGCACTCGCCGCCAAGGTGGCCGACCATATCGGCGGCATCGAAGGGGATATCCTGTACGCCGAAGTCGGACGGCTGATCTATATCTTCTACACCTGGCGAGGGCTCGTCGAAGAGGCCGGCTTCGACAAAGACCGCATGATGCGCGGCATGGTCGGCCTCTGCGAACGTTCACCCGATGTCTACGCCGAGAACCTGGCCCTGCAGTTTGCTCGCGAGTTCAAAGACCACGCCGCCGCCCACCGCATTGCAACCCTCTGGAAAGAGCGTAACCACACCTACATCCACCGCCTGTGGAAGTGGGACAAGAAGGAAATCGACGACACGCTGGCCTGGGCCCTGGCCGATGAACCCCCTGCGTCGGAAGAGGAAGCGGAATCGAATTAG
- a CDS encoding DUF1559 domain-containing protein, producing MRFNPMIGSRRGISLVETLVVLGILGLLLAILLPAVQAARESGRKLTCQNHLRQIVQGIANHESAKGALPSLYNNTAYPQPRAITDEFHFHSWRSALLPQIEQTSLNDQLDRSLFATDPANQAALNVEVPIFLCPSSIPASRFVPDIYGPPAVADTLSQQIIGTAARSDYEVIGGVSYKPSGTIDLQHVKFGAWGEPRSYSPLPAKNAYRKARLRDLSDGQSNTLLVAERAGRPDWYRRSKPVDVYPYEVPNSGMDHHQAAWGISTHFWWLILWHEQTINESNSNGIYSFHASGANVGLADGSVRFLPETIDQESLNALITRSAGDVVSLD from the coding sequence GTGCGATTCAATCCAATGATTGGCAGCCGGCGAGGAATTTCCCTGGTCGAAACGCTAGTGGTGCTGGGTATCTTGGGGCTACTGCTGGCGATTCTGCTGCCGGCGGTACAGGCCGCTCGCGAGTCAGGCCGGAAGCTAACTTGTCAGAACCATCTGCGGCAGATCGTGCAGGGCATCGCCAATCATGAATCAGCCAAGGGGGCGTTACCGTCGCTGTACAACAACACGGCGTACCCTCAGCCGCGTGCGATCACGGATGAGTTCCACTTCCATAGTTGGCGATCGGCGCTCTTGCCGCAGATCGAACAAACGTCCCTCAACGATCAGTTGGACCGATCCCTGTTCGCGACCGATCCCGCCAATCAAGCCGCGCTAAACGTGGAAGTGCCGATCTTTTTGTGCCCCTCCTCGATACCTGCCAGCCGCTTCGTGCCAGATATCTACGGTCCGCCGGCAGTCGCTGACACGCTTTCGCAGCAGATCATCGGCACGGCCGCACGCAGCGACTACGAGGTGATCGGAGGTGTTTCGTACAAGCCGTCGGGGACCATCGATTTGCAGCACGTCAAGTTTGGTGCCTGGGGGGAACCGCGATCGTACAGTCCGCTACCAGCAAAGAATGCCTATCGCAAGGCGCGACTGCGCGACCTGAGCGATGGCCAGTCGAATACGCTGCTGGTTGCCGAACGTGCCGGTCGCCCAGACTGGTATCGCAGAAGCAAGCCGGTGGATGTCTATCCCTACGAGGTTCCGAACAGCGGCATGGATCATCACCAGGCTGCCTGGGGCATCAGCACGCACTTTTGGTGGCTGATCTTATGGCACGAGCAAACAATCAACGAAAGCAATTCCAACGGCATCTACAGCTTTCACGCCAGCGGAGCCAACGTCGGCCTGGCCGATGGCTCGGTCCGCTTTCTGCCAGAGACGATCGACCAGGAATCGTTGAACGCGCTGATAACGCGTTCAGCAGGCGATGTGGTTTCGCTGGACTGA
- a CDS encoding GNAT family N-acetyltransferase, with product MQTIDTLVECPVPESFRVRQLAGMFDVPLENKLTHKFQVQLPSLDDDWQIGMIVGDSGSGKSTVAKAAYGKRLVQRLSWKRDQALIDGFPADIQTRTITHTLTTVGLSSPIAWCQPYGRLSTGQQFRADVARGMLSPGKVIAFDEFTSVVDRAAARFGCMALRRAIDRGQLSKKLVAVTCHRDVIDWLRPDWVLDMNDGQLTRRCLRQGQLDLAIHRCSRELWPLFAPHHYLDGQLNPAARCWVGLVEGKPAVFAATLNNFRKHHLRVSRLVTLPTYQGVGLGGRMLDELAGLLTEEGATHVNISGSHPAVIAHCNRSTKWQFKKLLKTGRQRSGMYRDNPHWKISTGRAVATFRYASPAEVC from the coding sequence ATGCAAACTATTGATACTTTAGTCGAGTGCCCCGTGCCAGAATCGTTTCGCGTGCGGCAACTGGCCGGCATGTTCGATGTGCCGCTGGAAAACAAACTGACCCATAAGTTCCAGGTTCAACTCCCCAGTCTCGACGACGACTGGCAAATCGGCATGATCGTCGGCGACTCTGGCAGCGGCAAGTCGACCGTGGCCAAGGCCGCGTACGGCAAGCGTCTGGTTCAGCGGTTGAGTTGGAAACGCGATCAGGCGTTGATCGACGGCTTCCCTGCCGATATTCAAACGCGCACCATCACCCATACGTTGACGACGGTTGGCTTGAGTTCGCCGATTGCCTGGTGCCAGCCATACGGTCGCCTATCGACCGGTCAGCAGTTTCGCGCGGATGTCGCCCGCGGCATGCTTTCGCCTGGAAAGGTGATCGCGTTTGACGAGTTCACCAGCGTGGTCGACCGCGCGGCGGCTCGCTTTGGCTGCATGGCTTTGCGGCGGGCAATCGATCGTGGCCAGCTTTCCAAGAAGCTGGTGGCCGTAACATGCCATCGAGACGTGATCGATTGGCTGCGGCCTGATTGGGTGCTCGACATGAACGACGGCCAGTTGACGCGGAGGTGTCTTCGGCAAGGGCAGCTTGACCTTGCCATCCACCGCTGCAGCCGAGAACTTTGGCCCTTGTTTGCGCCGCATCACTATCTCGACGGGCAGTTGAATCCAGCGGCTCGCTGCTGGGTTGGCCTGGTCGAAGGAAAGCCAGCCGTCTTCGCGGCCACGCTGAACAATTTCCGCAAGCATCACCTGCGGGTATCGCGGCTGGTCACGCTGCCAACCTACCAGGGAGTTGGGCTCGGCGGACGCATGCTCGATGAACTCGCCGGGCTGTTAACCGAAGAGGGAGCCACCCACGTGAACATCAGCGGCAGCCATCCGGCCGTGATCGCCCATTGCAATCGTTCGACAAAGTGGCAGTTCAAAAAGCTGTTGAAGACCGGCCGCCAGCGCAGTGGCATGTACCGCGACAATCCTCACTGGAAAATCAGCACCGGCCGAGCCGTCGCGACCTTCCGTTACGCCAGTCCGGCAGAAGTTTGTTAG
- a CDS encoding restriction endonuclease subunit S — MNYDPTIGIGPDHWEFITLGEVCSRGGGNIQTGPFGSQLHASDYVPVGVPAIMPVNIGDNRLVEDNIARITEADAERLKKHRVIPGDIIYSRRGDVERRALVRDDENGWFCGTGCLKVRLGKGVVDPLFASFYLGHPSVRQWIVRHAVGATMPNLNTKIMEAIPFALPPLPEQKAIANILGTLDDKIELNRRMNETLESMARALFKSWFVDFDPVRAKMDGRQPPGLSPEVAALFPDKMVHVDGELIPEGWTFSTIDECTSLIIDHRGKTPKKLGSDWSQTGIPAVSAKNIKDGRLIRPDTFKFVDEDLYARWMKDELQAGDILMTSEAPLGELYYLATDSRICLSQRLYGIRANPSVCTPAYLYYWLSSEESQFDLDSRATGTTVVGIRQSELRKVRVLIPSLEIQHRFHEILTQILNQIDSLEKQSIALANTRDTLLPKLLSGEVRVSDAETVHSDNVI, encoded by the coding sequence ATGAACTACGACCCAACCATTGGAATCGGTCCCGATCACTGGGAGTTTATTACTCTTGGTGAAGTCTGTTCTCGTGGCGGCGGAAATATACAAACAGGTCCGTTCGGCAGTCAGTTGCACGCTTCCGACTACGTGCCCGTTGGCGTTCCCGCGATCATGCCAGTCAATATCGGAGACAATCGCCTCGTTGAGGACAACATTGCTCGAATCACGGAAGCCGACGCAGAGAGACTTAAGAAGCATCGTGTCATACCTGGCGATATAATCTACAGTCGCCGCGGAGACGTCGAGCGTCGGGCCTTGGTTCGCGACGATGAGAATGGCTGGTTCTGTGGAACTGGATGTCTCAAGGTACGCCTTGGGAAAGGCGTAGTTGATCCGCTATTCGCTTCTTTCTATCTTGGACACCCATCTGTTCGTCAGTGGATCGTACGTCACGCCGTTGGCGCGACGATGCCGAATCTCAATACAAAAATAATGGAAGCCATTCCGTTTGCGCTTCCCCCACTCCCCGAACAAAAAGCCATCGCCAACATTCTCGGGACGCTGGACGACAAGATCGAACTCAACCGGCGGATGAATGAGACGCTAGAGTCGATGGCCCGGGCGTTGTTCAAGAGTTGGTTTGTCGATTTCGACCCGGTCCGCGCCAAGATGGACGGCCGCCAACCGCCCGGCCTCTCCCCGGAAGTGGCGGCATTGTTCCCCGATAAGATGGTGCATGTGGATGGGGAGTTGATTCCGGAGGGGTGGACTTTCTCTACGATTGATGAATGTACGTCTCTCATCATTGACCACCGCGGCAAGACACCCAAGAAGCTCGGTAGCGACTGGTCGCAAACTGGCATTCCCGCAGTCTCGGCAAAGAACATCAAGGATGGAAGGCTGATTCGTCCTGACACATTCAAATTTGTAGACGAAGATCTTTACGCTCGATGGATGAAGGACGAGCTTCAAGCTGGCGACATTCTTATGACATCAGAAGCGCCTCTCGGAGAACTTTATTACCTTGCGACTGATTCGCGGATCTGCTTAAGCCAACGGCTGTACGGAATACGTGCCAACCCAAGTGTTTGTACGCCAGCGTATCTGTACTATTGGTTGTCTTCGGAAGAATCACAGTTTGACCTGGATTCACGTGCAACAGGAACGACTGTAGTTGGAATTAGACAAAGTGAACTCCGAAAGGTGCGTGTGCTTATTCCGTCGCTTGAGATCCAGCATCGTTTTCATGAGATCTTGACTCAAATCCTTAATCAGATCGACTCCTTAGAGAAACAATCAATTGCTCTCGCGAACACCCGCGATACCCTTCTGCCCAAACTCCTTTCCGGCGAAGTACGAGTATCGGATGCAGAAACAGTCCACAGTGACAATGTGATATAG
- a CDS encoding Fic family protein has translation MAYDPNKPFNDLPLLPPKGELETKPVLKSCIAANTALAELKGAGGLIPNQTILINSIPLQEAQSSSEIENIVTTQDELFRAAAGTEDSSDDPMTKEVLRYRSALKLGGELLQQGPFQLSVLQQICSNLKGEEMPFRSDKLVRLTNPATKDVIYTPPLSQAVIQQKLENLETFLTAPSDLDPLVQMAIAHYQFEAIHPFEDGNGRTGRILNLLLLVDRGLLEIPVLYLSRFIIQNKQGYYAGLLAVTETQEWEPWLLYMLDGVTQTARWTTARIQAIRQLFDQTCDQAREKLPNRVYSKELIELIFEQPYCKAKFVVDRGLAKRQTAADYLKEMEKAGILTSEKVGRETIYRNPALLEILKKGNVDDIDMQ, from the coding sequence ATGGCCTATGATCCGAACAAACCGTTCAACGATCTTCCTCTGCTGCCGCCGAAAGGGGAACTGGAAACCAAGCCGGTCCTCAAAAGTTGCATCGCGGCCAATACGGCCCTGGCAGAACTGAAAGGGGCCGGAGGGCTCATTCCCAATCAAACGATTCTCATCAACTCGATTCCTCTTCAGGAAGCCCAGTCGAGTTCCGAAATCGAGAACATCGTCACCACCCAGGACGAACTGTTCCGCGCCGCGGCCGGCACCGAGGACTCGTCCGACGATCCGATGACCAAAGAGGTCCTTCGCTATCGGTCCGCGCTCAAGCTGGGGGGTGAACTCCTTCAGCAAGGCCCCTTTCAACTTTCGGTGTTGCAGCAGATCTGCTCGAACCTGAAAGGGGAAGAGATGCCTTTCCGCAGCGACAAGCTCGTCAGGCTGACCAATCCCGCCACCAAGGATGTCATCTACACGCCGCCACTTTCCCAGGCCGTCATTCAGCAGAAGCTCGAAAACCTGGAAACGTTCCTTACCGCGCCGTCCGATCTCGATCCCCTCGTCCAGATGGCGATCGCCCATTATCAGTTCGAGGCCATCCATCCGTTCGAGGACGGCAACGGACGCACAGGCCGCATCCTTAACTTGCTGCTGCTGGTCGATCGTGGCCTGCTTGAGATACCTGTCCTCTACCTCAGCCGCTTCATCATCCAAAACAAGCAAGGCTACTACGCCGGCCTGCTCGCCGTGACCGAAACCCAAGAGTGGGAGCCGTGGCTGTTGTACATGCTCGACGGCGTCACGCAAACGGCCCGCTGGACCACGGCCCGCATCCAGGCCATCCGCCAACTATTCGACCAAACGTGCGATCAGGCCCGCGAGAAGCTCCCCAACCGTGTCTACAGCAAAGAGCTGATCGAACTGATCTTCGAGCAGCCGTACTGCAAAGCGAAGTTCGTCGTCGATCGCGGCCTGGCCAAGCGGCAAACGGCCGCGGATTACCTTAAAGAGATGGAAAAGGCCGGCATACTAACCAGCGAAAAGGTAGGCAGGGAAACGATTTACCGCAATCCGGCCCTCCTCGAAATCCTGAAAAAGGGAAATGTCGACGATATCGACATGCAGTAG
- a CDS encoding P-loop NTPase fold protein, with protein sequence MSNDNTTELGRRIRALRESHNLSQKELAVKLGVHQRDISSLETSPFLGRTDILATLARHFNISIEELTGRTEQQDEVERPNPPPAGDPNAVSPRNTSPPAPAIEPDTSRQNPPKELSAGSPMFISGAGPGQSSPNSTRDSEDEENQDASRTDSVKVTPEPASGEMSASIGAIKFSAEGTVSPPKPGSITGHMLSVRREASDDSACLNIRGCAHALATFFASVEKDLFFAIFGPWGRGKSFLMRFVTAQLEDNGYSVISFSAWRFRKTPELWVYLYEVIRDRLGSENWLGGLGLRMRIGVMRHGYWQLVWLIVALGLAILPLGAIYLNYALTIFNAVGILGCVVLVNFYMGGASFLRALNSEYLALNKHDEKLGVQGLIGEEIVNVFRGWLPTDEEKKLFDSAFNKILIVSGVFSLIVLLPFVLVLVGVELNFALPQWQYFLPPFVIWCFAVSVLCWSIRAGISKTSKVMIVVDDLDRCDADDLLSIVESLKVVLDDPRLHERVQVVMLIEEEILKRAIVKKYEKLVQVDNNSPSSNSEIQRLAREHIEKLFLCYYRLPTLVPSNVGDLVDAFIKEGSEPDSSKYEGKSTREGVDVRSDQQKALDEQPKEPEGNLTFYILNPKNASVYNERDEQALRKILNHHFASGDCLNPSPRSIRCWLFKFQLARLLHRVQEEHDVKPEKLATALMEVYCGNPKALDNDGTMHSLKPIVEAVA encoded by the coding sequence ATGAGCAACGACAACACAACCGAACTTGGAAGGCGAATACGTGCACTACGAGAATCGCATAATCTTTCTCAGAAAGAATTGGCGGTAAAACTTGGCGTACATCAGCGAGATATTTCGTCACTAGAAACGAGCCCTTTCCTCGGCCGGACGGACATTTTGGCCACCCTCGCAAGACACTTTAATATCTCGATTGAAGAGCTTACGGGGAGAACTGAGCAGCAGGACGAAGTGGAGCGTCCCAACCCGCCACCGGCAGGCGATCCTAATGCAGTTTCACCTCGGAATACCTCTCCGCCAGCTCCAGCAATTGAACCCGACACATCCAGGCAGAATCCGCCGAAAGAGTTGTCCGCTGGTTCACCGATGTTTATCAGCGGAGCCGGACCTGGGCAATCTTCACCAAACTCAACTCGTGATTCAGAAGATGAGGAGAACCAAGACGCATCGCGAACAGACAGTGTAAAGGTAACCCCTGAACCCGCGTCAGGCGAAATGTCTGCATCGATTGGAGCCATAAAGTTTTCGGCCGAAGGAACGGTATCGCCACCTAAGCCAGGTTCGATTACTGGACACATGCTTTCTGTTCGTCGCGAGGCAAGCGATGATTCAGCATGTTTAAATATCAGAGGATGCGCTCATGCACTTGCAACATTTTTTGCAAGCGTCGAGAAAGACCTGTTCTTCGCAATCTTTGGGCCATGGGGTCGCGGCAAATCATTTTTGATGCGATTCGTCACTGCGCAATTGGAGGATAATGGCTATTCAGTCATATCATTTAGTGCTTGGCGATTTAGAAAAACGCCAGAACTCTGGGTCTACCTCTATGAAGTAATTCGTGACAGACTCGGGAGCGAAAACTGGTTAGGTGGCCTAGGCTTGCGAATGAGAATTGGCGTAATGAGGCATGGTTATTGGCAGCTAGTTTGGCTCATAGTTGCCCTGGGATTGGCCATTTTGCCGCTAGGTGCGATTTACCTTAACTATGCGCTGACAATCTTTAATGCCGTCGGGATTCTGGGATGTGTTGTTCTCGTCAATTTCTACATGGGTGGGGCTTCTTTTTTACGCGCACTTAATTCTGAATATCTAGCGCTCAATAAACATGACGAGAAACTTGGTGTACAGGGGTTGATCGGTGAGGAAATCGTCAACGTATTTCGTGGTTGGTTACCGACTGACGAGGAAAAGAAGCTATTTGACTCCGCGTTTAACAAAATCCTTATAGTGTCCGGTGTATTTTCGCTGATTGTTTTGCTTCCGTTTGTGCTTGTACTAGTCGGAGTTGAATTGAACTTCGCACTCCCGCAATGGCAGTACTTCCTTCCACCGTTTGTCATTTGGTGTTTCGCTGTTTCTGTTTTGTGCTGGTCGATTCGAGCGGGCATTTCCAAGACCTCAAAGGTAATGATAGTCGTTGATGATCTTGACCGTTGTGACGCTGATGACCTGCTAAGTATTGTTGAAAGCCTGAAAGTCGTGCTCGACGACCCAAGACTCCATGAACGAGTACAAGTTGTGATGTTGATCGAAGAGGAAATACTTAAAAGAGCAATTGTCAAGAAATACGAGAAACTCGTGCAAGTCGACAACAACTCGCCGTCAAGTAATTCGGAGATTCAACGTCTCGCCCGAGAACACATTGAAAAGCTTTTCCTGTGCTATTATCGCCTGCCAACTCTTGTTCCGAGCAATGTCGGAGATTTAGTTGATGCGTTTATTAAGGAAGGATCGGAACCCGACTCTTCCAAGTACGAAGGCAAGTCAACACGAGAAGGAGTCGACGTTCGTAGTGACCAACAAAAGGCACTTGACGAGCAACCGAAAGAACCAGAAGGAAATCTGACGTTCTACATATTAAATCCCAAGAACGCTTCGGTTTACAACGAGAGAGATGAGCAGGCCCTTCGCAAAATCCTTAACCATCACTTTGCTTCAGGCGACTGCTTGAATCCATCGCCTCGTTCCATCCGCTGCTGGCTTTTCAAGTTTCAACTTGCACGACTACTACACCGAGTTCAGGAAGAGCATGATGTTAAACCAGAAAAACTTGCTACTGCATTAATGGAAGTCTACTGCGGCAATCCTAAAGCCCTCGACAACGATGGCACAATGCATTCACTGAAACCAATTGTCGAAGCGGTTGCTTAG